TCAGCGACGTGGACGTCGTCTTCGTCGCGGAGTCCGAGCAGGACCTGGGGGCGGCGACCAGGTTGGCCAGCACGCTGATGCGGATAGCGGGTGCGGCCTTCTTCGAGGTGGACGCAGCGCTGCGCCCCGAGGGCAACGCGGGGGCCCTGGTGCGCACCCTGGACGGTCATCTCGCCTACTACCGCCGCTGGGCACGAACCTGGGAGTTCCAAGCCCTGCTGAAGGCCCGACCGGTGGCGGGGGACTCCGAGCTGGGGCAGCGCTACGCGGAGGCCGTTCAGCCGCTGGTGTGGACGGCCGCGGAGCGGGAGAACTTCGTGATCGACGTGCGCTCCATGCGGCAGAAGGTGGAGCAGCACGTTCCCCAGGACCAGCTGGACCGGGAGCTGAAGCTCGGCAGGGGAGGTCTGCGCGACGTCGAGTTCGCGGTGCAGCTGCTCCAGCTGGTGCACGGCAGGGGTGACGAGACCATCCGTTCGCGATCGACGACGGAGGCGCTGCGCGCCCTGGGGGAGCAGGGATACGTGGCACGCAGCGACGCCGGGGGCATGTCCGATTCCTACGCCTTTCTGCGCGGGGTGGAACACCGGCTCCAGCTGCGGCGGCTGCGGCGCACGCACCTGTTCCCCCCGGCCGAGGACCGCGCGACGCTGCACCGGCTCGCTCGTTCCATGGGGCTGCGTTCCCAGGGACACCAGGAGGCCTCGGACGTGCTGCTCGGTGAGTACCGCAAGCAGAGCAGCAGGGTGCGCAGGCTGCACGAGAAGCTCTTCTACCGGCCGCTGCTGGAGTCGGTCTCCAAGGTTCCGAGCGAGGCGCTGCGGTTGACCACCAGTGCCGCGGTCGAGCGGCTCTCCGCGTTGGGCTACACCTCCCCGGACGGTGCCCTGCGGCACATCGCCGCGCTGACCTCGGGGGTGTCCAGGAGGGCCAGCATCCAGGGTGCGCTGTTGCCCGTGCTGCTGGATCTGCTCGGCAACACCCCGGACCCCGACGGCGGGTTGCTGGCCTACCGCAACGTCTCGGAGGCCCTGGCGGACACGCCGTGGTACCTGAGGCTGTTGCGCGACGAGGCCGTGGTGGTCGAGCGGTTGGCCGTGCTGCTCGGCACCTCGAAGCTGGTGCCCGAGCTGCTGGTGCGCGCCCCGGAGGTGCTGCGGCTGCTGTCGGACGTCGAGGAGCTGGCCGGACGGGACCCGGACGAGGTGGCGTGGTCGTTGCGCAGTGCCGTGTCGCGGCACGTCGACCCGGACCGGGCCGCGGCGACCGCCCGCTCGTTGCGCAGGCACGAGTTGCTGCGCATCGCCTGCGCCGACCTGTTGGGCGCGATGTCCCCGCGCGCGGTGTTCGACGCCCTGTCCCGTGTGTGGGTGGCGGTGCTGCAGGCGACGCTGGACGCGGCGGTGCGCGACGTGGCCGGAAGGGCGGAGTGGTCCGGTTCCGGGGGAGTGGTGGATGCCGCGCGGGAGCCCGCCCGCATCGCGGTGATCGGCATGGGCCGCTTGGGCGGGGCCGAGCTCGGCTACGGTTCGGACGCCGACGTGATGTTCGTCTGCGAACCGGAGGAGGGGGTGCCGGACAGCACCGCCGTCCGCTTCGCCGCGGTCGTGGTCGAGCAGGTGCGCAGGGTGCTGGGCAAGCCGAGTCAGGACCCTCCGCTGGAAGTGGACACCGACCTGCGCCCGGAGGGGCGTTCGGGGCCGCTGGTGCGCACCTTGGACTCCTACCTGAACTACTACCGGAGGTGGGCTCAGGTCTGGGAGGCGCAGGCCCTGCTGCGTGCTCGTCCCGTGGCGGGGGACGAGGAGCTGGGGGAGCGCTTCTGCCGCGCCGTTGACCCGATCCGGTACCCGGAGGGCGGGCTCGACGCGACCAGGGCGCGCGAGATCCGCCGCATCAAGGCGCGGGTGGACGCTGAGCGCTTGCCGCGTGGTGCCGATCCGGCCACGCACACGAAGCTCGGCCGCGGCGGTCTGGCCGATGTGGAGTGGACGTTGCAGTTGCTGCAGCTGCGCTTCGCCGGTGATCTCCCCGAGTTGAG
The sequence above is a segment of the Actinopolyspora saharensis genome. Coding sequences within it:
- a CDS encoding bifunctional [glutamine synthetase] adenylyltransferase/[glutamine synthetase]-adenylyl-L-tyrosine phosphorylase: MAQTNWQRSGAVPSPARYGFSDVERAETQLRAAGWWFDSGPLPEAEQVLGTLSRTPDPDLALHSVDRLRESLGENWTELAEQLLADRELRARLLAVLGYSGALADHLVAHPGDWRRLTGAEDGHRPRSGDFTAELLHSVGALAADEEPPDCPVAATRGTAAVSQLRAVYRGQLLEIAAADLAGVADPDMPQPSYEQVTAWLSDAAVAALRAAWAVAAAEIGGEQQAPRLAVIAMGKCGGRELNYVSDVDVVFVAESEQDLGAATRLASTLMRIAGAAFFEVDAALRPEGNAGALVRTLDGHLAYYRRWARTWEFQALLKARPVAGDSELGQRYAEAVQPLVWTAAERENFVIDVRSMRQKVEQHVPQDQLDRELKLGRGGLRDVEFAVQLLQLVHGRGDETIRSRSTTEALRALGEQGYVARSDAGGMSDSYAFLRGVEHRLQLRRLRRTHLFPPAEDRATLHRLARSMGLRSQGHQEASDVLLGEYRKQSSRVRRLHEKLFYRPLLESVSKVPSEALRLTTSAAVERLSALGYTSPDGALRHIAALTSGVSRRASIQGALLPVLLDLLGNTPDPDGGLLAYRNVSEALADTPWYLRLLRDEAVVVERLAVLLGTSKLVPELLVRAPEVLRLLSDVEELAGRDPDEVAWSLRSAVSRHVDPDRAAATARSLRRHELLRIACADLLGAMSPRAVFDALSRVWVAVLQATLDAAVRDVAGRAEWSGSGGVVDAAREPARIAVIGMGRLGGAELGYGSDADVMFVCEPEEGVPDSTAVRFAAVVVEQVRRVLGKPSQDPPLEVDTDLRPEGRSGPLVRTLDSYLNYYRRWAQVWEAQALLRARPVAGDEELGERFCRAVDPIRYPEGGLDATRAREIRRIKARVDAERLPRGADPATHTKLGRGGLADVEWTLQLLQLRFAGDLPELRTTSTVEGLRVAVQEGVLDGEDGQLLEAAWTTAMRARNAVMLVRGKGSDQLPKRSGELAAVAAALGYPAGSDSGQVLDDYLRATRRARGVVERIFYEAPQR